The Eleginops maclovinus isolate JMC-PN-2008 ecotype Puerto Natales chromosome 10, JC_Emac_rtc_rv5, whole genome shotgun sequence nucleotide sequence TAAATTTCTTCCTctgacttctgtgtgtgtgtgtgtgtgtgtgtgtgtgtgtgtgtgtgtgtgtgtgtgtgtgtgtgtgtgtgtgtgtgtgtgtgtgcctgcctcTGCAGAAAACCAAGCGAGATGTGAATAACTTTGACCAGGACTTCACCAAGGAGGACCCCGTGTTGACGCCCACGGACGAGGCCATCATCAGACAGATCAACCAGGAGGAGTTCAAAGACTTCTCCTACTGCGCCCCTGAGGAGGCGCAgacctaacacacacattcagaccaaaacatacagtcacacacacacacacactgatcgaAGAAAATGAAATCCTACGAAACATATACATGTCTACAACCATAAATCcctttacaaaacacacacacacacacggtcctTCACTTTGAAGCTATTGGTTGTTGTTACTTTTTGGAATATTCTTTACTTGCATTGTGTTGTACTTGTTGCCTGGGTTtattatgaatataaatatgacTATGAATATTAATATACACACCCGCACATGCTCTCACGCACACTTTAAATGCTGATGTACACACAACCCAACACTACAATCTTGAACTTTACTCTTACACGCTCACTGCACATGCTCAgacaaccaaaacacacacacgcagacacacgcacacacacttacactgcTTCTCTCCCCGGCACCAGGACTGTGCAGTGGGTGCTGGGTGCAGAGGTCTGTATATAGCCTGTGTTGAGTGGCTGTATTGTGTTGGTATCGTCTGCTAGTAAAAGAGAGTCGTGGCGCATGGACAAGCACCCTACCTGTGTTAATACTGTCCTTATTGTGGACCAGTTAGGGCCAAATACCCTTTGTGCAATACCCTGACtatcaatatattttatttgttgtgatatttttgtcttttttttctcctcaaaaTGTGCGGTATGATTGAACTCTTGCGCTCATCAGCCTCCTGTCTCGTGTGTATAAAGTGAATGTCGAGCTTACAAGTTACAGGCTATTCAACTAATTATGTGGAGCAGAGTGTTACAGGCGGCCTGTGTAGCAGCGTAAAGCCCGATTTCCTGCTCTGTCATCCATCTGCTACTCTCAGAGTGCGTGTCTGCCCGTGGgcgttttttctttttttttgtcgtGAATGTACATTTTCGTACGTGTGAATGTGTGATTTTTCTTGCTCCCTGTCGGTGTGTGACTTTTGGTCCTCAGCATTTCTGTTCCTATAGTTACCATCAGTGTTTTCAGCCCCCCTTCCTTAccatctcctctaaagcaccAGTTCCCCTTTCCTGCCTCCATCAGCCGTCTCACTCAGCCAAAACCACTCTGacgttttatttttcaagaatGGCTTTTCTTTCTTATTGCTATCTTTCGTTTtgtattatagttattattattattgttattattattattattattattattattattattattattgtaaagtgtATCTGGAGGAAATCTTTATGTATAATACTATAACTATACTATCATAGGTCTGTTACAGCCGGGCgaaaagaaatgtggaaaaCCAGCAGCTGAATTACCTCTCatttcaatcacacacacagacaaaaacaccaAATACAGACTCTCTCCTTCGCCtgctctttcttctcctcactctttcttacaaacacacatgcacacacagaggaggactGTTGTCACACGTACTGTACAGTGGTCTGAAGGCGAGCTGGGGGCTCTGTGTGCAGTAGTCGGTGTGTAGTGAAGCTTTGTGCACCCAGGGGTAGGGCTGTTCCTGGTCACACTATCTTACTCTGTGCCAAAATGTAGTGCAACAGTCGGGCTAGTCCTGTCTGGTCTGATTCCAATAAAAACACTGAGCTGTCTACATCACTCCACCCGTGTCGTCTTTCCTTCCTCGTTTTTCTTAAATCGATTTCTCTGCTTGCTGCTGTTTAGAGGCAGATCTGTTCTGTGTGGGATGCCTCAAAGTTTGTGTGAGAGCAAAAGAAAGGGGAGGGTGGAgttgagagagggaggggaggggagggtgaTGCTTTTCCTGGCCAGCTGACCTATCATCATGCTCGGCTTTGGGGGCCCTGTAGGTGATGCACATGCTGAGGGGAGAGGAGGCACTCGCTGCTGAAGTCATCTGTGCTGCGGGGATCACTTGCCTTGTGACATTTGGCACCACTAATTGCCGCTCTGATTAATTTAACTAGCTGTGAGGCTGCAAATTGTAGCGGGGAGATTCCCTGCTGTGCTGTGAACTCCTACAGCCTCCATCTCTTCGGTTCTGAGCCACCATGACCCCGGATAGAGACACCTGTTGGACGCGATGACAGCCGACAAGGAGAAGAGAAGGTAATGCTGCTTCTTAACAGTGTGATctgaattcttttttttacaacattccaatttatttatttattttgttttactaaATTGCTTTGTGAAGGAGGGTCAGTAACTGAGGTTAGGAGGTCAACCCAAAGATGGTGTGGCCACAGGGCATCTGAATCATGACCATGCACTGCTGAACTTCCCTATGTGTTCTTCAGTGGAGGATGAACTATTCACCTCCtttaaagaaaagtgaaagTATCAACAGCACATTAattgaaagttgaaaaaaagcTTTAGCTGTAAAAACCTAAttataaaaagtcaaagtaatTTTGCTGATGGAAACCAATCCTTTTTGATTTCTAAGTCTCCGTTTTCGTTGAAGTAAACAATGCTTCCCTTTATGGGGAGAAATTCTCTGCAATATTGATGCAATAACGTTAAAAGACACTGTCATGAAGCTGAGATGTTTTATCAGTGTTAGATCATGCTGCAGTTAGAAGCTGAATCTGCAAAGTTGCAGTTCGTGATGAGGGACAGTGTTAGGAAAAACTTTTAGTAAAAGGTAAATGAAAgtactttttgaaatgtaaaaatgtaagtcCCTCATAGAGTCTTGCAGTAAATGCACAATTCTTGGCAATTCTCACTTTGACTCATTTGAAAGTATACAAATCTTTGAATTCATACAAATAGCtgttacaaaacacacagaagaaactCTGTTGTACTCTGTAATTACAACATTAATAAACAGCTTCATCTATGTTATAATGGGGTAATGCAGTGAGTTTTTGAAAATGACCTTAGAGTTGGTTTTCTCGgcctctgtcctctgcaggGCGATCAGCCGGGAGGCGGCCAGAAAGAGGCGACGGGTGGAGTCTGAGGTGTTTGAAGATTTGTCTCGCCTCCTGCCGCTCCAACAGTCTGTCCGGGATCACCTCGACAAGCCCTCAGTGATCCGCCTCACACTCAGTTACATACGCATGCACACACTGCTCACAGGTACCAATGGTCCTCACACACGTTAAAGCTTTTACATAGATGGGTAAACATCTAACACAATACCTAGTCATAAGACGTGTTTCAAAATcataaaagaatatatatttatgcatttatttattattagtttatactaaaataaatacagctgtATATGTTTGCATTATTAAGATAAaagtttatatataaaaaaaatagagagGGCAAAGAATACTTTCTGCCTCACAGTATAGGTCCTTAAAATCAATCGTCATAGATCACTTCTAGGTCAATTATGTAAAAAATCATATTTCAATTTCTAATTTAAAGATGAATTTAATTCTGAAAATACAATcccaaccaaaaacacatcctattttactttaaatacatatattgaaATGAAGCAAGTTATGAAACAAAATCACGGCTGTCCTTAAGAGGGATCGATCCATGAAGAGTCATGttcaaatccaaaataaatattatttatatcatatatatttacaattgaaatgtaatttttggCAGAACAATATGTTctgctgtttgaaaaaaaaagcttagtGTGATAAACTGTGGTCACAGACTGGCGGGTTTGAGCGAGTGTTAGACTGAGCATGAGTACTTTGaactgaagaaagaaagaaagaaacacacacacacacacacacacacacacacacacacacaaaatatgcCACATCATTTGTTCATAGCTCCCATGAATGTTGCACCGACTAAACATGTATATTGTGGTAGTTTTTCAAGAGAGGGACTAAATCAATCAAACAGCACTATCATTCAGATCACCTTCTTTCTCTCGCGGTTTCAGGGAAGACAGCGAGCAAATCACAGGCTAGTCACAAAGTAAAATGTGGACAAACGACAGAGGGTCAATTGGTTCGGCATGAGTTGAACGGAGGACGtggtgaagaagaggaaaaagtaACGGATGATGCAGACGCCTCGGAAGAGATAAACATGTACCTGAGGATCCTGGAGGGATTTCTGATGGTCTTGTCCTCAGAGGGAGACATGATCTACCTGTCCGGCAATGTCAGCAAGTACATGGGCTTGACACAGgtacacaaacccacacacatttCTACAGTAGATAGTAATAAGTAACGGTATACATTTAGGATGCACTGTTTGCATATAAATATGAACTTTAAATCCTCTGACAGGCTGAGCTGATGGGACACAATATCTTTGAGTTTTCTCACCCCTGTGACCATGAAGAAATCAGAAATAATCTAcgtgtaacagcaggtgtgtatgtgtgagtgtgtcttgAGAATGGTCAAGAATCGATGTTCAGTTTTGGTTGTAAATCCtgtgtttatatatacagtatatatatatatatatttaagcaGGTTTATCCCTTCAACTTTCTCAATTGCTTGTTTTTAAGAGGAAGTTTGGAGCGGTGAAAAGAGGGACTTTGTCATGAGGATCAAAAGCGCtctgacacacagaggaagaagcCCCAACCTCAAGTCAGCTACGTGGAAGGTTAGTGAGAAAACAATACCACACTAAAAGCTGAAGCAACAAACAGCTTGTCATCTCTTATTTTGTGTTGGTTTAAATCCCTCTCTCACTGTTTGCCTATAGGTTCTCCACTGTCAGGGCCGAGCCAAGGTGTGTGTCGCACCGTCTTCAGTTTCCTGCCTTCTGCTGACCTGCCAGCCTCtgcccctctcacacacactcctcagcaAACATACCTTCACCAGTCAGCACAGCATGGACATGAGGTTCACGTACTGTGACCAGAGGTGatttacacaaataaatacactcaATTATTGCACTAACCCACTGCGCCAGAGCCTCATGAAATGTTTCCATGCTCCATGTACAAAAAGgtctctatttttctcatactgccacctcttttccccctctgactgaaaccagagcccagtctgcactgattggttagctggccggctcagttgtgattggtcaactgcttagaggTGTCTCAACCCTCAGCCTATTGGAGACctatagccaatagaagcataaGTGTTACGTAGGAATGTAATAATGGAGGTGTTTCAAGttgggggggagtgtgtgggagaaaaactccctctACACTAATCTATATAACTCACTAcaggaaaacccaaaaagcataatagagctTCTTTAAATTCTAGTGGAGATCTCAAAATGTCCAAGGTCTCCAAATGTGTCATGCTGTGTATTCAATTATGCACAAGACACGTagaatatttccatttgatggATAGCGATTGAACATTTCTCTATTTTTATAGTCATAAAGCTTCCTTGAAGATCCTAAACAAACAGATACagaatatacatgtatattgaATCTTGATTTGAAGGGGTTAATTTAGCTTGACAATAGTAACTAAGAGAAATATAACTTCTCTTTTTACCttctcctttttgttgtttagaCCTACCACTGCATAATGTCAGTGGctgctgaataaataaaatgaagtacattttaagGAGGTGCA carries:
- the epas1a gene encoding endothelial PAS domain-containing protein 1 encodes the protein MTADKEKRRAISREAARKRRRVESEVFEDLSRLLPLQQSVRDHLDKPSVIRLTLSYIRMHTLLTGKTASKSQASHKVKCGQTTEGQLVRHELNGGRGEEEEKVTDDADASEEINMYLRILEGFLMVLSSEGDMIYLSGNVSKYMGLTQAELMGHNIFEFSHPCDHEEIRNNLRVTAEEVWSGEKRDFVMRIKSALTHRGRSPNLKSATWKVLHCQGRAKVCVAPSSVSCLLLTCQPLPLSHTLLSKHTFTSQHSMDMRFTYCDQRMTLLLGYSTEELLGRSIYDLCHTLDTNCLTKNHFNLCIKSQSVSGRYRMLVRGGGYVWVESHSAVIPSVRSSKSRSGANQPLCILCVTYVLSGVEEPSLQLSLDQTIHRYPS